The Oncorhynchus tshawytscha isolate Ot180627B linkage group LG05, Otsh_v2.0, whole genome shotgun sequence genome includes a window with the following:
- the LOC112251541 gene encoding sphingosine 1-phosphate receptor 1: protein MGDSMYSDLIARHYNFTGKLRKVEQDSRLKADSVVFIIVCCFIILENVLVLLTIWRTKKFHKPMYYFIGNLALSDLLAGVVYTANILLSGANTYKLTPTQWFFREGSMFVALAASVFSLLAIAIERHLTMLKMKLHNNGNTCRVFMLISTVWLIAAILGGLPIMGWNCIQSMPSCSTVLPLYHKTYILFCTTVFSVILMAIVVLYARIYALVRTRSRKLVFRKVSNGRGGGSASSKSSEKSMALLKTVIIVLSCFIACWAPLFILLLLDVACDIRMCAILYKAEWFLALAVLNSAMNPLIYTLTSNEMRRAFLKTLMCCSVCTRPSGKFSRPIMGAEFSRSKSDNSSHPNKDEPEYSPRETVVSSGNITSSS from the coding sequence ATGGGTGACTCGATGTATTCCGACTTAATAGCCAGACACTACAACTTCACAGGGAAGCTCCGGAAAGTGGAGCAGGATTCCAGACTCAAAGCGGACTCTGTGGTTTTCATCATTGTATGTTGCTTCATTATCCTTGAGAATGTCTTGGTCCTGCTTACCATTTGGAGGACCAAGAAGTTCCACAAGCCCATGTACTACTTTATTGGGAACTTAGCCCTATCAGACTTGCTGGCTGGTGTGGTGTACACTGCCAACATCCTGCTGTCAGGTGCCAACACATACAAACTGACCCCCACACAGTGGTTCTTCCGGGAGGGGAGTATGTTTGTGGCCCTGGCAGCCTCAGTCTTCAGCCTGCTGGCCATCGCCATCGAGCGCCACCTCACCATGCTGAAGATGAAGTTGCACAACAATGGCAACACGTGCCGTGTCTTCATGCTCATCAGCACCGTGTGGCTGATTGCAGCCATCTTGGGCGGCCTGCCCATCATGGGCTGGAACTGCATCCAGAGCATGCCCAGCTGCTCCACCGTACTGCCGCTCTACCACAAGACCTACATCCTGTTCTGCACCACCGTCTTCAGTGTCATCCTCATGGCCATCGTGGTCCTGTACGCGCGCATCTACGCCCTGGTGCGCACCCGCAGCCGCAAGCTGGTGTTCCGCAAGGTCTCTAACGGCCGCGGCGGGGGTAGCGCTAGCAGTAAGAGCTCGGAGAAGTCCATGGCCCTGCTGAAGACCGTGATCATCGTGCTGAGCTGTTTCATTGCCTGCTGGGCTCCACTCTTCATCCTCCTGTTGCTGGACGTGGCCTGCGACATCCGCATGTGTGCCATCCTGTACAAAGCCGAGTGGTTCCTGGCCCTGGCCGTGCTCAACTCGGCAATGAACCCCCTCATCTACACGCTCACCAGCAACGAGATGCGCCGCGCCTTCCTAAAAACGCTCATGTGCTGCAGTGTCTGCACCCGGCCCTCTGGCAAGTTCTCTCGGCCCATCATGGGTGCAGAGTTCAGCCGAAGCAAGTCGGACAACTCGTCCCACCCCAATAAGGACGAGCCAGAGTACTCGCCGAGGGAGACCGTCGTATCCTCTGGGAATATCACCTCCTCTTCTTAA